In Deinococcus maricopensis DSM 21211, one genomic interval encodes:
- a CDS encoding putative ABC transporter permease subunit → MTRNASILGLKLRALRNTLVRGPKIAYALLALLGALLVCAEVYGTWRALNFLGGFGSIGVSVFQRVLETGLIVLTSGVTFTATTTAINTLYLSDDLNFLLTQPLPARRVFAVKVTETFLNAAAVPFALTIPILLTLGAWLHAPAWFYPLALLCALLVYALPVGLGAILAVVLMRVAPLGRVREVATALGVIISAALVYVIRAARPEQFLAQLQNPEQFERLLQQFASPTNPLLPPAWAAQVVWAGANGHASGALLPLAALAALLLGVATLLATHAYQAGWARGLESSRVRPGGPPRTASRLERLYARLGPGGTLAYKDLRTTLRDPTQWSQLLILVALAGVYLVSIRSVPLPPVPQFQNIVGYVQLAFQGFVIAGVGVRLAFPAVSQEGRGYWLLRTNALSARTVVLSKFLGVLPVTLLLALVLAVLSAGFLALSPVVMFASVLVAVSNALAMTALGVGLGAAAPRFTADNPSEIGLSPSGLAYMGLSLVYSVVLLLILARPTYLSISFPDQYPGLAYLATLPGALALALLLTVTVGVTWGALAYGWRNLDRHE, encoded by the coding sequence GTGACCCGGAACGCCAGCATCCTCGGCCTCAAGCTCCGCGCGCTGCGCAACACCCTCGTGCGCGGCCCGAAAATCGCGTACGCCCTGCTGGCCCTGCTCGGCGCGCTCCTCGTGTGCGCCGAGGTGTACGGCACGTGGCGCGCCCTGAACTTCCTTGGCGGGTTCGGCAGCATCGGCGTGAGCGTCTTCCAGCGCGTCCTGGAAACGGGCCTGATCGTCCTCACGAGCGGCGTCACGTTCACCGCCACCACCACCGCCATTAACACCCTGTACCTCAGCGACGACCTAAACTTCCTGCTCACGCAGCCGCTCCCCGCGCGCCGCGTATTCGCCGTGAAGGTCACCGAGACGTTCCTGAACGCCGCCGCCGTGCCGTTCGCGCTCACCATTCCGATCCTGCTCACGCTCGGCGCGTGGCTGCACGCGCCCGCCTGGTTCTACCCGCTCGCGCTGCTGTGCGCACTCCTCGTGTACGCCCTGCCCGTCGGCCTCGGCGCGATCCTCGCGGTGGTCCTCATGCGCGTCGCGCCGCTCGGCCGCGTCCGCGAGGTCGCCACCGCCCTCGGCGTCATCATCAGCGCCGCCCTCGTGTACGTCATCCGGGCCGCCCGGCCGGAACAGTTCCTCGCGCAACTCCAGAATCCCGAACAGTTCGAGCGGCTCCTGCAGCAGTTCGCCAGCCCCACCAACCCCCTGCTGCCGCCCGCGTGGGCCGCGCAGGTCGTGTGGGCCGGCGCGAACGGCCACGCCAGCGGCGCTCTGCTGCCCCTCGCGGCGCTCGCCGCGCTGCTGCTCGGCGTGGCCACGCTGCTCGCCACGCACGCGTACCAGGCCGGGTGGGCGCGCGGCCTGGAAAGCAGCCGCGTCCGCCCGGGCGGCCCACCCCGGACTGCCAGCCGCCTGGAACGCCTGTACGCCCGCCTCGGCCCCGGCGGCACCCTCGCGTACAAGGACCTGCGCACCACCCTGCGCGACCCGACGCAGTGGTCGCAGCTCCTGATTCTCGTGGCGCTTGCCGGCGTGTACCTCGTCAGCATCCGCTCCGTACCGCTGCCGCCCGTCCCGCAATTCCAGAACATCGTCGGGTACGTGCAGCTCGCCTTCCAGGGGTTCGTGATCGCCGGCGTCGGCGTGCGCCTCGCGTTTCCCGCCGTCAGCCAGGAGGGCCGCGGGTACTGGCTACTGCGCACCAACGCCCTGAGCGCCCGTACGGTCGTGCTCAGCAAGTTCCTTGGGGTACTGCCAGTCACGCTGCTGCTCGCCCTCGTCCTCGCGGTGCTCAGCGCGGGCTTCCTGGCGCTCTCGCCGGTCGTGATGTTCGCGTCCGTGCTGGTGGCCGTCAGCAACGCGCTCGCCATGACCGCCCTCGGGGTGGGCCTGGGCGCCGCCGCGCCACGCTTCACCGCCGACAACCCCAGCGAGATCGGCCTGAGCCCCAGCGGCCTCGCGTACATGGGCCTGAGCCTCGTGTACAGCGTCGTCCTGCTGCTGATCCTCGCGCGGCCGACGTACCTGTCCATCAGCTTCCCTGACCAGTACCCGGGCCTCGCGTACCTCGCCACGCTCCCAGGCGCGCTCGCGCTGGCGCTGCTGCTGACCGTCACGGTCGGGGTCACGTGGGGGGCGCTCGCGTACGGCTGGCGCAACCTCGACCGGCACGAGTGA
- a CDS encoding MFS transporter has protein sequence MTFSPALPSRSPAPLALGALALATLLSSLGTSSATMALPALSRAFGAPFAHVQWVVLAYLLAVTALVVVAGRVADRVGRRFSFLVGVAGFTAASGLCGASGTLGALIVSRAAQGVGAAIMTALTLALVSEVVPAARTGRAMGLLGTMSAVGTALGPALGGALIAAAGWRAVFLVNVPLGLLTLLLAFRFLPRSAGGQPGRAAPDVLGAAVLAATLAAYALAVTTGTPLGVKVGLLFAAGVGVGVFVRVEARAPAPLVPLALFRSGSLSAGVLMSALVTTVLMATLVVGPFYLSGALALDAARAGLVLSCGPITAALMGLPAGRTVERLGAARASRRGLLGVLGGCVLLALPMNLGVVGYAAPLVLLTAGYALFQVGNNTAVMTGVPAAQRGVTSGVLNLARNLGLMTGAAVMGAVFAWASAGGATAGQVAQGLRVTFGVAAGLALVALGVAVLSGGGAARAAAAEGASAAKRPRR, from the coding sequence ATGACGTTCTCCCCTGCCCTGCCCTCCCGGTCGCCGGCGCCCCTGGCGCTGGGGGCGCTCGCGCTGGCCACGCTGCTGTCCTCGCTGGGGACCAGCAGCGCGACCATGGCCCTTCCCGCGCTCAGCCGCGCGTTCGGCGCGCCGTTCGCGCACGTGCAGTGGGTCGTGCTGGCGTACCTGCTGGCCGTGACGGCGCTCGTCGTCGTGGCGGGCCGCGTGGCGGACCGGGTGGGCCGACGGTTCTCGTTTCTCGTGGGCGTTGCCGGGTTCACGGCCGCTTCGGGGCTGTGCGGGGCGTCGGGCACGCTCGGCGCGCTGATCGTCAGCCGGGCGGCGCAGGGGGTGGGCGCGGCCATCATGACGGCGCTCACGCTGGCGCTGGTAAGCGAGGTCGTCCCTGCAGCGCGGACCGGGCGGGCCATGGGGCTGCTCGGCACCATGTCGGCGGTCGGGACGGCGCTCGGTCCCGCGCTGGGCGGCGCGCTGATCGCCGCGGCCGGGTGGCGCGCGGTGTTCCTCGTGAATGTCCCGCTGGGCCTGCTCACCCTGCTGCTCGCGTTCCGGTTCCTGCCGCGCAGCGCGGGGGGTCAGCCGGGCCGGGCGGCGCCGGATGTCCTGGGGGCGGCCGTGTTGGCCGCCACCCTTGCGGCGTACGCGCTGGCCGTAACGACGGGCACTCCGCTCGGCGTGAAGGTGGGCCTCCTGTTCGCGGCGGGGGTCGGCGTGGGGGTGTTCGTGCGTGTGGAGGCGCGCGCGCCCGCCCCGCTCGTGCCGCTGGCGCTGTTCCGCAGCGGGTCACTGAGCGCGGGCGTGCTCATGAGCGCCCTCGTCACGACGGTCCTGATGGCGACGCTGGTGGTCGGCCCGTTCTACCTGTCCGGCGCCCTCGCGCTCGACGCCGCTCGCGCCGGGCTGGTGCTGTCGTGCGGGCCGATCACGGCGGCCCTGATGGGCCTTCCGGCCGGGCGTACCGTGGAGCGCCTCGGGGCGGCGCGCGCGTCGCGGCGTGGCCTGCTGGGCGTGCTGGGTGGGTGCGTTCTGCTGGCCCTCCCCATGAACCTGGGTGTCGTGGGGTACGCGGCGCCGCTCGTGCTGCTGACGGCCGGGTACGCGCTGTTCCAGGTGGGCAACAATACGGCGGTCATGACCGGCGTGCCCGCGGCGCAGCGGGGCGTGACGTCCGGCGTGCTGAACCTAGCGAGGAACCTGGGGTTGATGACGGGCGCGGCTGTGATGGGCGCAGTGTTCGCGTGGGCGTCCGCGGGGGGCGCTACTGCAGGTCAGGTCGCGCAGGGCCTGCGGGTCACGTTCGGGGTGGCGGCGGGGCTGGCGCTCGTGGCGCTGGGCGTGGCGGTGCTCAGCGGGGGCGGTGCGGCGCGCGCAGCCGCGGCAGAGGGCGCCAGCGCCGCGAAGCGTCCGCGGCGCTGA
- a CDS encoding LysR family transcriptional regulator, which yields MATPDLNLLLTLDAVLTEGSVTRAAERLHLSPSAMSRALARLRDTTGDPLLVRAGRGLVPTPRALELRERVTRLVQEAEDVLRPSSALDLPTLARTFTVRARTGFVENFGAALLARVRAQAPGVRLRFVPKENRASTALRDATADVEVGVVGHSTSPEVRVHALFRDRFVGVVRAGHALSHGEVTPARYVHGAHVSVSRRGQERGPIDDALAALGLDREVAVVVSEFSTALALTRATDLIATVPERQTGHLRAGLHSFAVPHLTPEVTVSLLWHPRMDADPAHRWFRQLIGQVCAPPAS from the coding sequence ATGGCCACGCCCGACCTCAACCTGCTGCTCACGCTGGACGCCGTCCTCACCGAAGGCAGCGTGACGCGCGCCGCCGAGCGGCTGCACCTCAGCCCGTCCGCCATGAGCCGCGCGCTCGCGCGGCTACGTGACACCACCGGCGACCCGCTGCTCGTCCGGGCGGGACGCGGCCTGGTGCCCACACCCCGCGCCCTCGAACTGCGCGAACGCGTCACGCGACTCGTGCAGGAGGCCGAGGACGTCCTGCGCCCGTCGTCAGCCCTCGACCTGCCGACCCTCGCACGAACATTCACGGTCCGCGCCCGTACGGGCTTCGTGGAGAACTTCGGCGCGGCGCTGCTCGCCCGCGTCCGCGCACAGGCGCCCGGCGTGCGGCTCCGCTTCGTGCCGAAAGAGAACCGGGCGAGCACGGCGCTGCGCGACGCCACCGCCGACGTGGAGGTCGGCGTGGTGGGGCACAGCACCAGCCCGGAAGTGCGCGTCCACGCGCTGTTCCGCGACCGGTTCGTGGGCGTCGTGCGCGCCGGGCACGCCCTCAGTCACGGCGAGGTCACCCCGGCCCGGTACGTGCACGGGGCGCACGTCAGCGTGTCCCGGCGCGGCCAGGAGCGCGGGCCCATCGACGACGCCCTGGCGGCGCTCGGGCTGGACCGGGAGGTCGCCGTGGTGGTCAGCGAGTTCTCCACGGCGCTCGCGCTGACGCGCGCCACCGACCTGATCGCCACCGTGCCGGAACGGCAGACCGGGCACCTGCGCGCCGGCCTGCACAGCTTCGCCGTACCGCACCTCACGCCGGAGGTGACGGTGTCGCTGCTGTGGCACCCCCGCATGGACGCCGACCCGGCCCACCGCTGGTTCCGCCAGCTGATCGGGCAGGTCTGCGCGCCCCCGGCGTCCTGA
- a CDS encoding cyclic-phosphate processing receiver domain-containing protein, producing the protein MSGWKLFVDDERDPAFLVHLRAAGERVDADGPWVVARTQSAAEALIRARGLPDVISFDHDYGPPECGDGHGLARWLVEQDLDGAVDLLQLRYQVHSRNPVGAANIRGVLDGYVAFKRRP; encoded by the coding sequence GTGAGTGGCTGGAAGTTGTTCGTGGATGACGAGCGGGACCCGGCGTTCCTCGTGCACCTGCGCGCGGCGGGCGAACGGGTGGACGCGGACGGCCCGTGGGTGGTGGCGCGCACGCAGTCGGCAGCGGAGGCGCTGATCCGGGCGCGCGGCCTGCCGGACGTGATCAGCTTCGATCACGATTACGGCCCGCCAGAGTGCGGTGACGGGCACGGCCTCGCCCGGTGGCTGGTGGAACAGGACCTAGACGGCGCCGTGGACCTCCTGCAGCTGCGGTATCAGGTGCATTCCCGGAACCCGGTGGGCGCGGCGAACATCCGGGGTGTGCTGGACGGGTACGTCGCGTTCAAACGCCGACCCTGA
- a CDS encoding type IV pilus twitching motility protein PilT, with product MVQELLTMLVREGASDIHIRVGSPPCYRQGGRIVRMDSPPLTRMNVRDILAEMLPGTISMEDFEQELEADFAYAIDHVARFRVNAFFQRGSAALVLRVIKNNIPDFRVLGLPEQVMEYFAAQERGLILVTGPTGSGKTTTLASLIDYINGHDDLNIITIEDPIEILHPNKRSLIAQRELGADTKTFAKALRAALRQDPDVILIGEMRDKETVEAALSAAQTGHLVLSTLHTQDAVRTVNRVIDFFQPHERDQIRLGLAESLVGIMSQRLLPRKDGGRVAGLEILIGTPLVRDQLKEEEKTPLIREAMIEGSAVGMQTFEQHLVKLVEADTIRYQDALLAATSPTDLRTLLMRAGLSERELLARDEAEENAAEGTATA from the coding sequence ATGGTTCAGGAACTGCTGACAATGCTGGTGCGAGAAGGCGCCTCCGACATTCACATTCGCGTGGGCAGCCCGCCCTGCTACCGCCAGGGTGGCCGCATCGTCCGCATGGACTCCCCGCCGCTCACCCGCATGAACGTCCGCGACATCCTCGCGGAAATGCTGCCCGGCACCATCAGCATGGAGGACTTCGAGCAGGAACTCGAGGCGGACTTCGCGTACGCCATCGATCACGTTGCGCGGTTCCGCGTGAACGCGTTCTTCCAGCGTGGCAGTGCGGCGCTGGTGCTGCGCGTCATCAAGAACAACATCCCGGATTTCCGCGTGCTCGGGTTGCCGGAGCAGGTCATGGAGTACTTCGCGGCGCAGGAGCGCGGCCTGATCCTCGTGACCGGCCCGACCGGCAGCGGCAAGACCACCACGCTCGCCAGTCTGATCGACTACATCAACGGGCACGACGACCTGAACATCATCACCATCGAGGACCCCATCGAGATCCTGCACCCGAACAAGCGCAGCCTCATCGCGCAGCGGGAGCTCGGCGCGGACACCAAGACGTTCGCGAAGGCGCTGCGCGCCGCCCTGCGTCAGGACCCGGACGTGATCCTGATCGGCGAGATGCGCGACAAGGAAACCGTCGAGGCGGCCCTCAGCGCCGCGCAGACCGGCCACCTGGTGCTCAGCACGCTGCACACGCAAGACGCCGTGCGCACCGTGAACCGCGTCATCGACTTCTTCCAGCCGCACGAGCGTGACCAGATTCGCCTGGGCCTCGCGGAGAGTCTCGTGGGCATCATGAGTCAGCGGCTGCTGCCCCGCAAGGACGGCGGGCGCGTGGCGGGCCTGGAGATCCTGATCGGGACGCCCCTCGTGCGCGACCAGCTCAAAGAGGAGGAGAAAACCCCCCTCATCCGCGAGGCGATGATCGAAGGCAGCGCGGTCGGCATGCAGACCTTCGAGCAGCACCTCGTGAAACTGGTGGAGGCGGACACCATCCGCTACCAGGACGCGCTGCTCGCCGCGACCAGCCCCACCGACCTGAGGACGCTGCTGATGCGCGCCGGCCTGAGCGAACGCGAGCTGCTCGCGCGGGACGAGGCCGAGGAGAACGCCGCCGAAGGCACCGCCACCGCCTGA
- a CDS encoding DinB family protein gives MPLHDPAFLVAFGATPDLARARLQHELTAYQAALAAHARPLDEPLPGRPWSAAQLTEHVALVNASVARVLRLLASDRDLSAYPDTPAAVVDGRVQAPAPLQPGENLPAVELEARWAAANEQLHGAVGSVDTTDPARTFPHPAFGQLDALGWLRMAAFHTRHHRKQLEGAFGA, from the coding sequence ATGCCTCTTCACGACCCGGCGTTTCTGGTGGCCTTCGGCGCCACGCCCGACCTCGCGCGCGCGCGCCTGCAACACGAACTCACGGCGTACCAGGCGGCACTCGCGGCGCATGCCCGCCCGCTCGACGAGCCCCTGCCGGGCCGCCCATGGAGCGCCGCGCAGCTCACGGAACACGTAGCGCTCGTGAACGCGAGCGTCGCGCGGGTGCTGCGGCTGCTCGCGTCCGACCGGGACCTGAGTGCCTACCCGGACACGCCGGCCGCCGTCGTGGACGGCCGGGTACAGGCGCCGGCGCCCCTGCAGCCCGGCGAGAACCTTCCCGCCGTTGAACTGGAGGCGCGCTGGGCCGCTGCGAACGAGCAGCTGCACGGCGCAGTGGGGAGCGTGGACACCACGGACCCCGCGCGCACATTCCCGCACCCGGCGTTCGGGCAGCTGGACGCGCTCGGGTGGCTGCGCATGGCGGCGTTCCACACGCGTCATCACCGCAAGCAGCTGGAGGGCGCGTTCGGCGCCTGA
- the ruvA gene encoding Holliday junction branch migration protein RuvA, translating into MIAYLTGTVRDVRDTSAVIVAGGVGYEVLCPAPTLAKLRVNDTAELHTRMVVREDAWTLYGFQDQDSIRLFDLLTSVTGVGPKLGLALLSAMPPHVIAGGILGSDSKLLASVSGVGKKTAERLVLELQNKVPEHLAAASGRTTAPVVNSTVGQDAVEALLALGFREAQVRAVISELLSADPNATADQLIRKSLGRLR; encoded by the coding sequence GTGATCGCCTACCTGACCGGAACTGTCCGAGACGTGCGCGACACGTCCGCGGTGATTGTCGCGGGCGGTGTCGGGTACGAGGTGCTGTGCCCCGCCCCGACCCTCGCGAAACTCCGCGTGAACGACACCGCCGAACTGCACACCCGCATGGTCGTCCGCGAGGACGCCTGGACGCTGTACGGATTCCAGGACCAGGACAGCATCCGCCTGTTCGACCTGCTCACCAGCGTCACCGGCGTCGGCCCGAAACTGGGCCTCGCCCTGCTGAGCGCCATGCCACCGCACGTCATCGCGGGGGGCATTCTGGGGTCGGACAGCAAACTGCTCGCGAGCGTCAGCGGCGTCGGCAAGAAGACCGCGGAGCGGCTGGTGCTGGAACTGCAGAACAAGGTGCCGGAGCACCTCGCCGCGGCCAGCGGGCGGACCACCGCCCCGGTCGTGAACAGCACAGTCGGGCAGGACGCCGTCGAGGCGCTGCTGGCGCTGGGGTTCCGGGAAGCGCAGGTGCGCGCGGTCATCAGCGAACTGCTGAGCGCCGACCCGAACGCCACGGCAGACCAGCTGATCCGCAAGAGCCTCGGGCGTCTGCGCTGA